Genomic DNA from Coffea arabica cultivar ET-39 chromosome 7e, Coffea Arabica ET-39 HiFi, whole genome shotgun sequence:
gatattcaaaggTTAACCGAAGCTAAGAGAATTTACTCTTAAAACTGAAACTTGTTTATTGATAATTGATTAAGTAAGTCTCGGCCAAGCCTCTTATTTATAGGCTTCATGAACCGAAATCCTAACTAGTAATGGAAAACGATATTAACTCCAACTACTAAACCTAACTTACTAAGGAAACGATGAATTTGGAAAGTGCTAATTCGCCTTAAATGGATAAGGGCTAGTCGGCCAAGCCCACATGGCTGCCCAACCTTATTTTCAAGCCTACACTAGACACTTAACTCAATAGTGAAGCCCATAATGCAGCCCGTCCTCTCTCTAGTCATCCGCGGCCTTCTCATGGACTTGGAGTAGGCTCACCATCGTGTGATTAGGCTCTTGGATCCTCCCTATGCATGTATGAATGATTTGTAGAAATGTTTGGAGGGTCTCTCGCATCTTCCTTGCCCTTGCTCTAGTCATCGGCCCAAGGTTCATTGATGGTGCACATAGAGCATCCTCACTTGAGCCTTTTGAAGTGACGACTTGAGCCCATGGTAGATCttcatcagtcccctcctcttgagaagaaTTTATCCTCAAATCGAAGTCGTCATCTACATCAAAAGGAAGTAAGTCAGCGACATTGAAGGTAGAGCTAACACCATACTCACCTGGAAGGTCAAGTTGGTAGGCGTTGTCGTTGACTTTGTCAAGGATTTGAAATGGTCCATCGCCATGAGGCATCAGCTTGCTTCGCCTCTTCTCAGGGAAGCGTTCCTTGCGCATGTGGAGCCAAACCCAGTCTCCAGGTTTGAAGAGTAGTTGCCTACACCCTTTGTTTGCATGTCGGGCAAATTGTTCTGTGAACTTTTCAATGTTTGCCCGCACCTTTTCATGAAGTTGTCTTACTActttggcctttttcttgcCATCAAGGCTAGTATGTTCACTCAAAGGTAAAGGCATGATATCTAGTGGTATTAACTACCTCGATTTGGCCATCGATTTAAGGGTGGCTAGTAGTTGAAAACAACAACTTAGTGCCTGACTTAGACCAAAGTGATTTCCAAAAGTAGCTTAGAAATTTAACATCACGGTCAGAAACAATAGTGCGTGGAATACCATGCAAGCAGACTACTTCTTTAAAGAATAGGTCAGCAATATATGGTGCATTatcagttttgtgacaagcAATGAAGTGTACCATTTTTGAGAACCTATCTACCACGACAAAGATAGAATCGTGTCCCCTTCGGGTTCTAGGTAAGCCAAGAATGAAATCCATAGAAATATCAACCCATGGCTCACTAGGTATAGGCAAGGGCATGTAGAGACCATGTGAATTTACCTTGGGTTTGGCGCGAAGGCATTGAATGCACCTAGCCACTTCTCTCTCGACGTCCTTCTTCATGTTTGGCTAGTAGAGGTGTTCCTGCAAGATTGAGAGAGTTTTAGCTACCCCAAAGTAACCCATTAATCCCTCACTATGTGATTCTTTAACTAATAGTTGACGAATTGAGCATTGAGGGATGCATAGTCGGTCCAGGTAGTAAAGGAACCCGTCAGCTATGAAGAACTTTTCTGGGGCCTTTTGCTTGCATGCTTCAAACACTAACTTAAAATCTTCATTAGTTGCATATAAATCTTTGATAAGCTCAAAACCAAGCAGTTTAGCATCCAAAGTAGCAAGAAGAGAGTACCTTCGTGAGAGTGCATCAGCTACTATGTTGGACTTACCAGTTTTGTATTTTATAACATACGAAAAAGTCTCTATGAATGAGATCCATCGCACATGCCTCTTACTCAGCTTGTTTTGAGACGTGAGAAACTTGAGCGACTCGTGGTCAGTGTGGATGACGAACTCTTTAGGTCGGAGGTAGTGCTACCACACTTGGAGTGCTCGAATCAAAGCGTATAGCTCCTTGTCATAGGTGCTATAGTTCAACATTGCTCCAttcagtttctcactaaagtaagCAACCGGTCGTCCTCCTTGAGTCAACACTGCTCCTATGCCAACTCCTGACGCATCGCGCATTCAATCTTAAATGTCTTAGAAAAGTCAGGAAGAGATAATACAGGTGCGTGTGTGAGTGCATGTTTAAGAGAGTCAAAGGATTTTTCCTAATCTTCACCCCAGTGGAATGATACATCCTTTTTAATAATAGATGTCAGAGGTGCGGCTATGGAGCTGAAATCGCGCACAAAGTGTCGATAGAAGCTCGCAAGTCCGTGGAAGCTTCTTACTGCCCTAATGGTGGTCGGCCTTGGCCATTCTTGGATGGCCTTCATTTTACTTTCATCCATCTTGATGCCCTATGAACTTACAACAAAGCCTAGAAATGCTAATTGGTCAGTGCAAAAAGTACATTTCTTTAGATTAGCATATAGGCATTCCTTTCGAAGTActtgatgcgaatgagcaagcttgcAAGGGCGGATTGGGTTAGATTGATTAGCTCATGTTGAGCCTAGtgtcggccatgtgggccttaggtccaatagtactttagttagttaattagttagtcCTTCTGCTAAGCTGTTCGGGGGTCTTACTGCCCGGTCAGCGAGTCGGGGATCCAGGGGACGACGTGCCCTGGTGGGGTCTCGGGGGTAGTTAGTTGGGATagtttcggccaagagaagacccaagggctggccgaatttgctttgttattttccaagtcttatTAGGTCTAgacaaggctataaatagccccaagtcattgtttacattcagttttgctatattattaataaaattccagaatttcgtcttccattaaggcAAATTcctttagcttgtgaaagctaagttgaacatcctagcgtggttcctaggttgtttatcgacttatcaatcaagcacacacacttgattgtggcgtcctctaccgttgaatccGTTCTTGAATGGTCCAAGTTTGGGTTCAATTCCATCCATTATTCAACGTGTCCTCTACGGTCTAATCTTTGCTTCCGCGCACATA
This window encodes:
- the LOC140011337 gene encoding uncharacterized protein, giving the protein MPLPLSEHTSLDGKKKAKVVRQLHEKVRANIEKFTEQFARHANKGCRQLLFKPGDWVWLHMRKERFPEKRRSKLMPHGDGPFQILDKVNDNAYQLDLPGEYGVSSTFNVADLLPFDVDDDFDLRINSSQEEGTDEDLPWAQVVTSKGSSEDALCAPSMNLGPMTRARARKMRETLQTFLQIIHTCIGRIQEPNHTMVSLLQVHEKAADD